A window from Apostichopus japonicus isolate 1M-3 chromosome 2, ASM3797524v1, whole genome shotgun sequence encodes these proteins:
- the LOC139979367 gene encoding histone chaperone asf1a-B-like, with product MTQVHITNVRVLDNPASFLNPFQFEITFECMEDLAEDLEWKIIYVGSAETEDYDQTLDTVLVGPVSAGRHMFVFQAGPPDQSIIPENDVLGVTVVLITCSFRNQEFVRVGYYVNNEYEDPVLRENPPSTVEFAKVVRNILDSKPRVTRFTIDWEQTGDSTTVNNENVPPPSTNLPNQQCVGPSGSGIPTDTAANKFIHEASAALSTDSNGSIPDYTAAVEMEH from the exons ATGACGCAAGTGCACATTACCAATGTTCGGGTTCTGGACAACCCCGCATCGTTCTTGAATCCATTCCAGTTTGAGATTACATTTGAATGCATGGAAGACTTAGCAGAAG actTGGAGTGGAAAATTATATATGTGGGTTCGGCAGAGACAGAAGACTATGATCAAACCCTAGACACAGTATTAGTTGGACCAGTATCAGCAGGAAGACATATGTTTGTATTTCAG GCTGGACCTCCAGATCAGAGTATAATACCAGAGAATGACGTCCTAGGTGTTACAGTGGTCCTCATCACCTGCTCGTTCAGAAACCAAGAATTTGTTAGGGTTGGTTACTATGTCAATAACGAATATGAAGATCCTGTCTTACGGGAAAATCCCCCGTCTACTGTGGAGTTTGCAAAG GTGGTGAGAAATATTCTAGATTCAAAACCAAGGGTGACCCGTTTTACGATCGACTGGGAGCAGACTGGAGATAGCACAACAGTCAACAACGAGAATGTTCCCCCGCCCTCAACTAATTTACCAAATCAACAGTGTGTAGGACCATCCGGTAGTGGAATCCCAACGGACACGGCTGCCAATAAATTTATACATGAAGCCTCGGCTGCTCTGAGCACTGACAGCAACGGTAGTATCCCAGACTATACAGCAGCTGTTGAAATGGAACACTAG